The Solibacillus sp. FSL R7-0682 genome includes a window with the following:
- a CDS encoding class I SAM-dependent methyltransferase gives MIVKSEHDLMQLLDSLLREPKEFWDSFYKEKSNDIPFFCDTPDEHLVKYVERENIRPCHVLELGCGNGRNAIYLAKQGFSVTAVDLSKEAIAWATDQAANDNVQIHFVCENIFDLDLPCQKFNFIYDSGCFHHLAPHRRISYIQLIQKHLANKGQFSISAFKENGKYGGSSLSDQQYYIDRSLHGGLGYNKEKLQAIFHEFMEIEIRDMQYEHLHENEFGLEDFIVGLFKKA, from the coding sequence ATGATAGTGAAAAGTGAGCATGATTTAATGCAATTATTAGACTCTCTATTAAGAGAGCCTAAAGAATTTTGGGATTCATTTTATAAAGAAAAATCAAACGATATTCCATTTTTTTGCGACACACCCGACGAGCATTTAGTCAAATATGTTGAAAGGGAAAATATAAGGCCATGCCATGTACTTGAACTCGGCTGTGGCAATGGACGAAATGCCATTTACTTAGCTAAGCAAGGGTTTTCAGTTACCGCAGTAGATTTATCAAAAGAGGCGATTGCGTGGGCAACTGACCAGGCAGCCAATGATAACGTACAAATTCACTTTGTTTGTGAAAATATTTTTGATTTAGATTTACCATGCCAAAAATTCAATTTCATTTATGATTCAGGCTGTTTCCATCATTTAGCACCACACCGAAGAATATCTTACATACAATTAATTCAGAAGCATTTAGCAAATAAAGGTCAATTTTCTATAAGTGCATTTAAAGAGAATGGAAAATACGGCGGCTCTTCCTTATCTGATCAGCAATATTACATTGATCGAAGCTTACATGGGGGGCTGGGGTATAACAAAGAAAAATTACAAGCAATCTTCCACGAATTTATGGAAATTGAAATAAGAGATATGCAATATGAGCATTTACACGAAAATGAATTCGGGCTGGAGGATTTCATCGTAGGTTTGTTTAAAAAAGCATGA
- a CDS encoding quinone oxidoreductase family protein — protein sequence MKSIVQNEFGDANVLSYVEVDIPKIEDGECLIQVAYTSVNYADIKARTGNKAKGNFPFTVGLDAAGTILKTNVNSKFAIGDRVIAFPKAGSYAEYVVANELLVYKIPDTLSFEQAATMPTVSILSYMLLHEIGQVQKSDTIVVHSAAGGVGSMLVQLAKLAGVQKIIATVGNLDKASYVKELGADVICTYASFSQEVLKETEKVGANVIFDSVSGDVTSESLKCLALYGTLVQFGNSSGEEGHFKTSDVHSSCRNIRGFSLGTTRKYDPARLAPVAEKVIQFFESNQITLPIAQVFNLCDAAKAHRLVESRKYKGKVLLKIE from the coding sequence ATGAAATCAATTGTTCAAAATGAATTTGGTGATGCGAATGTTCTTTCATATGTTGAGGTAGATATCCCTAAAATAGAGGATGGGGAATGTCTCATCCAAGTGGCCTATACGAGTGTGAACTATGCAGATATTAAAGCTCGAACAGGAAATAAAGCAAAAGGCAATTTTCCTTTTACGGTAGGATTGGATGCCGCAGGGACGATTTTAAAGACAAATGTAAATTCTAAATTTGCTATTGGTGACCGAGTTATTGCATTTCCTAAAGCGGGTTCCTATGCAGAGTACGTTGTAGCCAATGAGCTGTTAGTGTATAAAATTCCGGATACCCTTTCGTTTGAACAAGCCGCTACAATGCCGACTGTTTCGATTTTATCCTACATGCTGCTTCATGAAATTGGGCAAGTACAAAAAAGCGATACGATCGTCGTTCATAGTGCGGCGGGGGGAGTAGGTTCAATGCTCGTACAGCTAGCAAAGTTAGCGGGCGTACAAAAAATCATTGCAACAGTTGGAAACCTAGATAAAGCTAGTTACGTAAAAGAATTAGGGGCAGATGTCATCTGTACGTATGCATCCTTTTCACAGGAAGTATTAAAGGAAACAGAGAAAGTTGGGGCAAATGTTATTTTTGACTCTGTTTCAGGGGATGTGACAAGTGAAAGTTTAAAATGCTTAGCGCTTTATGGAACCCTTGTTCAATTTGGCAATAGTAGTGGAGAAGAGGGACATTTTAAAACAAGTGATGTACATAGTAGCTGTAGAAATATTAGAGGCTTTAGTTTAGGGACAACAAGAAAATACGACCCTGCTCGCCTAGCACCAGTTGCGGAAAAAGTGATTCAGTTTTTTGAATCTAATCAAATCACACTGCCAATTGCACAAGTATTCAATTTATGTGATGCC